In Lolium perenne isolate Kyuss_39 chromosome 5, Kyuss_2.0, whole genome shotgun sequence, the sequence AAGGTAAAAGGATTATCAGCAAATGCCGCGGCGTCTTGATCTAGCCCACTTTATTATATTTATTTAGTTATTTTATTaattgttgtattttaatttaaaAACATTTTTTTTGCAAACGTATTTGAAGCTGCGAATCAGTACCTAACCCTCCTTATTTTTTTCATTTTGGCTGGCATACCATAGACCAAAGTAGTAGTGTTGGACTGTGTTTGGTTAACTCACCGACCATCAATAAAAAATATCTTTTGGGGTGTCTCTAAGTCTCTCGGTCGAATTACAATAGTGTGTTTCAATATGGACCTAAATAAAATGCAAATAATAGCAAACACGAATCTTCAAGTAAAAACAAAATCTAACGGTAGATCATGTGACTGAGATATAAGGTACGTCTCACCTAGCTCAAACTTAACAATTATGTATCTTTTGTATCTATCTAATTATTTAATAGTGCCTTTGTAGATCTTGAGTGTACTAAAAAAAAAGGTCGTGGAGCAGTCAATCATTTGTAGCTTGTTATGTGAGTACGGATCATCATCATCTATATATACCTTTTATAAGCCGTCAGCTagatttatcagattataagatagccCGCGTTTGTAAATGATTCCTAATGTAGTGAAGTTTGCTGGCTGGTGCGTGTGATGGAGAGGTTTTCTACGTTAAAATCTTGTGTTCTCGTTgtgattttcttttcttttttatttatttGCATGTCACCGTTTAAAACAGTGAGAAAATCTTAACATATTTGAAGCAATCTCTCAATCCTCTTAATCAAAGGTAAGAGACTGCGGTATATTCAGATCTTCtaataagccatgcatcatttagGATAGACTACGGTAGACAGCTAGAAAAAAAAACCTTTGGTACCCTCTTGATAGAAATGCTCAAAGTTATAAGTGAGTGCCGCTGACACAAAGCAGGATCACTTTTTTATCGAAATGGGATAGCACAGCTTCTACATTAATCGATGCATACAATTTTTATTGCAGGATCACTGAGTTAGCATTTAGCAGACACGATTTAGTTAGTCGGCGTTGTTGCTGTTATTGTTCCCCGTGGGATTGCCCTCGAACCGGTTGATTCTGAAATGGTGGAGCTCCACCCCAGCCTCTGCCGCGGTTCTGGCCTCGCCATGGATGGCCATCTCGGCAAGGATGATCCCCACCGCAGGCCCCATCTTGAAGCCGTGGCCAGAGAACCCGGCCCCGATCACCACGTCCTGGCCGAACTCCCCGCCGAGGAAGTCGATCACGAAGTCCTTGTCCGGAGTCATGGAGTACATGCACGACTGCCGAACGACCGGCCCACCGGCGGTCTCCACGTGTCCTGGCATGAACTCCTCGATCCACTGCGCGACGCGAGTGGCGGCGTCGTCAACGCCAGAGCTCCAGTCTCGCCTGTCCGGGTCGCACGGCGGCCCGCTGTCGTAGTTGATCTTGATCAGGCCGGGGAGCTCCAGCGAGGGCGTGCTGTACACGTGGGGGTCGCCGTGGCTCGAGAAGGTCGGGAACCCGGCCTCCGCCGCCAGCTCGTGCTCGTGGCCCGGCTTGATCTTCCAGTATAGCGAGAGCATGTGCAGTGGCTGGATGGGCAGGTCAACGCCGGCGACGGACTTGACCAGCTTGCTCGTCCATGCGCCGACCGTCACGATGCACTTGGCGCCGTGGAACTCCTCGCCTTTGCTCGTCACCACCCGGACACCACCATTTCCTCCTCCGGTGGTATGATTCCTGACGATGCCGACGACCTCCGTGTTGTCCCTGACGACGGCGCCCTTGCTGACGGCCAGCGCCTGGAACATGGCGACGGCCTTGGTGGCGTTGAGCACGCCGCCGCCGAGCTCGCTCACCGCCGTCACCCACCCGTCGACCGGGACGCGGAAGACGCCTGGCCACCTCTCGCCCACGTCCACCTCCGCGCCGCCCCCGTTCCTGACGGCGGCGAGGAGCGAGGCGTCGCTCCGCTGGCCGATGGAGAGGTGCGCCGACGGGGTGAGCACGCGGTAGCCGGCGTCCGCCTCGGCGCCGGCCCAGAGGCGGCGCGCG encodes:
- the LOC127301804 gene encoding probable sarcosine oxidase, which codes for MAAESSFDVIVLGAGIMGSCAAHAAASRGATVLLLERFDLLHHLGSSNGLSRTIRDAYPKPHYPPMVRLARRLWAGAEADAGYRVLTPSAHLSIGQRSDASLLAAVRNGGGAEVDVGERWPGVFRVPVDGWVTAVSELGGGVLNATKAVAMFQALAVSKGAVVRDNTEVVGIVRNHTTGGGNGGVRVVTSKGEEFHGAKCIVTVGAWTSKLVKSVAGVDLPIQPLHMLSLYWKIKPGHEHELAAEAGFPTFSSHGDPHVYSTPSLELPGLIKINYDSGPPCDPDRRDWSSGVDDAATRVAQWIEEFMPGHVETAGGPVVRQSCMYSMTPDKDFVIDFLGGEFGQDVVIGAGFSGHGFKMGPAVGIILAEMAIHGEARTAAEAGVELHHFRINRFEGNPTGNNNSNNAD